The Paenibacillus sp. FSL H7-0357 nucleotide sequence GCCTCTAGCTAGTTCTTTAGTTCAACTTATATAGCTTCGAACAAAAATTCCTTCGTAAGCTTACTTCTTTTTCCCTACATATAAATAATACGGTGCGTTCCGCTGAAGTCAGCGGGTATGGTCATCAGTTCGTCCAGCCAAGCCGGGCCGTAGCGGTTCAAGTAATACATCATATTGTATACTCTTTCCTGCGGCTTTCCCAGCGGCATGAGTGACAGCTCAATCCGTTCCCATTGGCGGAGCGCAGCTTCATTTTGTTTCTCCATGGCATCCTGGGCTTTTCCCTGTAAAAATGCAATCTGATCCAGGATCTTCTCTTTATTGTTACTGCCTAATTTAAGCAGACCGGCCTGAATCGTTCCGAGCTGTTCGATCAGCGGCTCATACATGGCGGAGAAGGCTTCCTTCGTTTCCTCGAACCGGCGGCCAAGCTCCAGTTCATCCTGGGCGGTGATCCATTCTTTCCGTTTCTGTTCAAGCCCTTGTCTTACATCCTCGAAGGTGAGGCTGTATTTATTCATATGCTTATGCAGTGTTCCTTCTATGACTGTAAAAGACATGCGCGGAAGGATCAGCGGCATCTGTCCGCCGACAACTTCGAAGGCATCGCGTGGAATGGCCCAATAGGCCAGTTCCCCTTGTCCCAGTACTGTGGCCAGAACCGGCAGGACATAATCCTGCATAAGCGGGCGTGTCAGCACATTGTTGCTGAAGCGTTCAGGATGATCTTCAAGCACTGCCAGCAATTCCTCCGGTGAGAAGGAGACGACACCCTTGCGATCAGTATATCGCCCATCCGCCTTATGCAGCAGCAGCCGCGCACCTTCATGTATATAGAAAAGATTCGCATTGCCGGAGGTCACATCTGCCTGCAGCTCATATCCTCCGTCAACTATACGCATTGCCGATTGTTTGTAGGCTGCTTCCAGCTCATCATTGCGTTCAATCAGTTTGGCAAAAAACGGCTTCTCCAGCTTGCGCAGTTCCGGATCGGCAGAATCCAGCAGAATCAGGCCGAATTTGCCGAATAACGAACCGATCAGCTTGGCAAAAGCATCGCTCATGCTGCCCGCCATTCGTGACGATTCACGGATAAACTCCATGATTTGCGGTTTGAATTCACTTTCTTGAAGCAAGCCATCCAGCTCGGCAATGACCTGCTCCCATCCCGATTCTTCCACCTTAATATTACTGACAGAAGAACGGGGGCCTTCAGCTTTGTCCAGCTTGATTCTGGTGATCTCCCCGGTGCGGTTTAAGACAAATGTATGATTAACCTCGTCCCAGTCATGATCTTCACCGGCAATCCAGAAGAGCGGCACAACCGGCCGTCCAAGCTGGGCTGCAGCTTCTTTTGCCGCCTGAATGGTGGTGATTGCCTTATATACGACAAACAGCGGGCCTGTAAACAGGCCGCTTTGCTGCCCACCGGTCACCACCAGCGTCCCTGGCTGTTCCAGCAGCGCCAGAGCATTCCTTACCGCAGAATGGGGATTATGCTGTTCGTTATAAAGCCGTAAGGCTGAAGCAATCTTAGTACGGTCAGCACGCTGATGTTCATTTGCATCCAGCCACGCTGCCCGTTTCTCCCGGCTGTCTTCATTTCTGAAATCCCCGCCGTACAAATGCTCTACCGTTTCATAACGGTCTATATAGTCGCGTGCGAGCGCAGATCCGCCCGGGATCGGTTCCGGTACTACTTCCATGTACAAATGCCTCCTGTTCAGCTATGCCTGCTATATGTAATCACAAGTTCGTAAACTCTTTATGATTGTATCCAATGTAAGTGTTGGCGTCAAAAAATAACTTAAGATTCTTATTACAAACAAAATTCCCTATACAAAAGGGGGCCGTGCCATAAGCCATTGTATGACTTGTGCCACAACCCCCTCTGTTTCAGTTATAAAAGAGAGCTTTGCTTGCCTTAAGCGAATGCTTTAGCAACAAAATGCCCCTTGGATACTTCTACAAGCTCAAAATCGGCGTCATTGCTCTTCTCGTTAGCCGAGTAAATCGGGCTGCCAAGCTCATCATGCAGATGAATACGTTTCTTATTGACTTCAATTTCCGGATCGGGAACTGGAATCGCCGATAACAGCGATTTCGTGTACGGGTGAAGCGGGTTCGCATAAAGCTCTTCGCTTTCTGCAAGCTCAACCATTTTACCCAGGTACATTACCGCCACACGGTCACTGATGTGCTTAACCATGGACAAATCATGTGCGATAAAGAGATAAGTAAGTCCAAGACGCTCCTGCAGTTCTTTGAGCAGGTTAACAACCTGCGCCTGAATGGACACATCAAGTGCGGAAATCGGCTCATCGCAGACGATGAACTTAGGGTTTACCGCAAGCGACCGGGCAATCCCGATACGCTGGCGTTGGCCGCCGGAGAATTCATGCGGATAGCGTGTAGCATGGTCATGGTTAAGTCCAACCATATCCAGCAGCTCTTCAATCCGTTTCTTGCGTTCTGCACGGCTTCCGGCCATCCCATGGATGTCCAGTGCTTCCCCGATAATATCAGACACCGTTAGACGCGGGTTAAGTGAAGCATACGGATCCTGAAAAATCATCTGCATGTCACGGCGCAGCGCCTTCATTTTGCCCGCGGATAATTTATAAATATCAGTGCCGTTGTACTTTACGCTTCCTGCAGTCGGTTCATACAAACGAAGAACCGTACGGCCGGCAGTAGTCTTTCCGCATCCGGATTCCCCAACCATACCCAGGGTTTCACCTTCGCGGATTGAGAAATTAATATTATCAACAGCCTTAAGAACTTTACCTTTGCCTACATTAAAATATTTCTTAAGACCTTCAACTTCAATCAGGTTCTTACTCAAACGAACTGCACCTCCTTGGCCATCGAATGCAGATTCCAGCAACGCGCCATATGCGTTTCGCTGAACTCTGTTGCACCGGGATCGATTTGTTCGCAGACATGCATTGCTTCACTGCAACGCGCTGTGAACGGACAGCCGATCGGCGGCTTAATCAGATCCGGGGGAGTCCCGATGATCGGAATCAAAGGCTCACCCTTCTTTTGGTCCAGACGCGGCATCGACCGCAGCAACCCCCTGGTATACGGATGCTGCGGATTCTTAAAGATTTCCCATCTGGTACCTGTTTCCACCACTTCACCAGCATACATAACGATGACCCGGTCACACATGCCTGCAACTACGCCGAGATCATGAGTGATCAGGATGATGGAGGTCCCCAGTTTTTGCTGCATCTCTTTCATAACATCCATGATTTGCGCTTGAATCGTAACGTCAAGCGCCGTTGTCGGCTCATCTGCAATCAGCAGAGCCGGGCGGCAGGCCAGTGCAATGGCGATCATTACACGTTGGCGCATCCCGCCGGAGAATTCGTGGGGATATTGGTTAAAGCGAGCCTCCGCATTTTTGATGCCAACTAATTTCAGCATCTCAATACCTTGCTTTTTCGCTTCGGCCGCTGACATATTCTGATGTTTGATCAAAACTTCGGTTATCTGTTTGCCCACTTTGATAGTTGGGTTCAAAGAAGTCATCGGGTCTTGAAATATCATGCCAATATCTTTGCCGCGAATACTTTCCATTTGTTTCATGCTTTTGTTCAGCAGATTCTGTCCTTGAAAAATAATCTCGCCCTGTTTCACTTTGGAGGGCGGTGTAGGGATGAGCCGCATAATCGACTGCGCCGTAACGCTCTTACCACTGCCGGACTCACCGACAATGGCTACCGTTTCACCTTTGCCTACTTCAAAATTCATACCGCGGACAGCCTGTACTTCTCCACCTTTTACAAAAAAGGAAACATGCAGATCTTTGACTTGCAGAATGGGTTCCATCAATGTTCACCTCCTATTTCTTCAGCTTAGGATCCAGTGCATCACGGAGTCCGTCACCAAAAATATTAAAGGACAGCATGGTCAAGCTGATAACAAGCGCAGGGAAGATCATCCGCCAAGGATAGTACATCCAGCCTGTAAGGGAGTCATTGATCATGGAACCGAGTGAAGCTACCGGTGCCTGTACGCCAAGTCCGAGGAAGCTGAGGAACGCTTCGGAGAAGATTGCGCTTGGTACGGACAACGTTACGGTAACAATAATAGGCCCCATTGCATTTGGAAGCAAATGCTTGAACAGCAGGCGTTTCCAGTCAGCACCCATAGAGCGGGAGGCCAAGATGAATTCACGGTTTTTGAGCTGCATAATCTCGCCGCGCACAATCCAGGACATATTGATCCAGCCTGTGATGGTCAAGGCAAGTATAATCGTCCACAGACTCGGTTCAAATACTACAAGCAGCATGATTACTACGAGCAGATAAGGAATCGAATATAAAATTTCGGAGAACTTGTTCATTACTGTATCGATGCGTCCACCGAAGAATCCCATGATCCCACCGTAAATAACACCAAAGATTAAGTCGATCATCGCAGCGGCAAGGCCGACAATCAGCGAGATCCGGGCACCCATCCAGGTGCGGACAAATACATCGCGTCCAAAATCATCCGTTCCAAACAAGTGATCCAAGGATGGTTTCTTGTTCGTACTCATCAAATCATTCGAATCATAAGTATAAGGAACCAAATGCGGAGCAACAATGGCCATAATGACAATCAAGATCATAATAACCAGCGCAACCATAGCTAATTTGTTCTGGCGCAGACGCTGCCATGCATCCTGCCAAGCGGAAAGGCTTTCGCGCTGAATCACTTCCGCTTCCTTCTCATCAATGCCGATTTTACGGAAATCTTCTGGCTTCAGGTCCACATGTGGAGCAACAGTATTATTATTTGCAGCCAACGTTAATCCTCCTTTCCTCCAGCAAGTTTAATACGTGGGTCAACAGCAACATAAGCGACATCCGTAAGGAAACGTGCGACCATCAAAATTACACCATAGAATATGGTGATACCCATAATAATCGGATAGTCACGTGTGTTAATCGCTTGAACGAACTGTTTACCGATACCGCCGATACCGAAGATTTGTTCAATGACAACAGAACCGGTAATAATGTTCGCGGTCATCGGTCCCACATAAGTAATTACCGGCATAATACCGTTGCGCAACACGTGGCGGGATAAAATCGACATCCAGCTGAGGCCCTTCGCCTTTGCTGTCTTGATGTAATCGGCATGAAGCACTTCAAGCATGCTGGAACGGGTAAGACGTGCAATGACTGCAATCGGCGACGCCGTCAGTGCCATAACCGGGAGGAAATAATTCATCGGTCCTTTAAAGCCCATGACAGGGAAAATTTTCCAGTGATAGGCCAGCAAATATTGCAGCAATGAAGCCACAACAAAGCTCGGTACAGCAATACCGAGAACAGCCAATATCATTGCGACATTATCGATCAATTTCCGGTGATGCAGAGCTGCAAGCATCCCTAGCCCTACACCTATAATAATCGCTACAATAATAGCCACAACCCCAAGCTTCAGCGATGAAGAGAAGGTTTGTGAAATAATATCTGTTACTTCCTGGTTAAGCATTTTCATTGAGATGCCCAGGTCACCTTTAATAATATTCTTCAAATAAATTACGTACTGCTCAAAGACGGGCTTGTCCAAATTATACTGCGCGTATAGACGCTGCAAAATTTGTTCAGGAATTTTCTTTTCTGCTGTGAATGGATCTCCGGGAATCGCCTTCATTAGAAAAAAGGTCGCAGATATCAATACAAACAGGGAAATAATCATGTGGAGAAATCTGTTGAAAATATAACGAACCATGCCCGCCATCACCTCCTTCGACAATATTTTTACTTACCTATTCTAAGGAAAAAATACTCATTTGTCCATTTAATCAAATTGTTATTTTTTCCAAATAATCTCATTTAATATCCCATACAAAAAAAAGGGATATATATGGAGTTCCACATATATATCCCGAAGTAATATAAAAACCTTCAGATATTATATTACTGTATTTTGTTGCAAGCTTTACTCTTAGTGTTCGAGCAAGTAAGCGCGGCTCAGGTCGATTGCACCGCTGAAGTCAAGAGTTACACCTTTAAGGTACTCTTTAGTCAACGAGTTGTTTGTGTAGTAATAGATTGGAATCAAAATCATATCATCCATAATCATTTTTTCTGCAGCAGTAAACTTCTCTTGACGAACAGCATTGTCTGAAGATTTTTTAGCTTCGTCGATCAGTTTGTCATACGCTGGGTTGGAGTAACCAGTATCATTGTTACCGCCGCCAGTTACCCACATATCAAGGTAAGTCATTGGATCATTGAAGTCCGCGGACCAGCCGGCACGTGCTACTTGATAGTTCTTGTTCTGTTTGTCTTCGATGAAGACGCCCCACTCTTTGTTCTCGAGCTTAACTTCAACGCCGAGGTTCTTTTTCCACATATCAGCAATGGCTACAGCGATCTTTTGGTGGCCTTCACTTGTGTTATAAGTCAGAGAGAAGCTCAGTTTATCCAAGCCTTCTTCTTTCAGACCTTCGGCAAGCAATTTTTTAGCGCCTTCCACATCTTCACTGAAGTATTGGGAATCAGCTACTTGAGCACGGTATTCTTTTTCATTGCTTTGGATGCCCGGAGGAACAAAACCGAATGCCGGCAGTTGTCCGCCCAAAGTGATATTATCGATGATTGGCTGACGTTGGATAGCCATAGCCAAGGCTTTACGGATTTTAGCATTTGTAAAAGGTTTTTCAGTTACATTGAACTGGTAGTAGTAAACGCTGGAAATACCTTTTCTTGAAAATTCTTTAGGGAATTCTTTCTCAACGATTGGCAGTTGCTCGGTTGGAATTTCACCAATCGGACCGCCTGCACGGTCAAGTTCGCCGTTTTTGTAACTCAGCAGTTCAGTTGCACCACTGTTTACGATGGAGAAGTTGATGCCTGCTGCTTTAATTTGATCTGCAGCATAGTACGATGGGTTCTTAACTACGGCCAGAGATTGGCCAGTTGTCCACTCAGACAAAGTGAAAGGTCCGTTAGTAATTTGGGTTTCAACCTTAGTTGCCCATTTTGGATCATTTGCAACGGAACTATGCACTGGGTAGTACGTATAGAAAGACAGCAGACCCAAGAAATATGGTGTAGGGTTGGTCAGTGTCACTTCAAGTGTTTTATCGTCAACTACTTTAACGCCAACTTGGCTGAAATCAGTGATTTTGCCTTCGTTGAAGTCTTTAGCACCTTTGATGTAGAACAATTGGTAAGCGTAAGGAGCGGCTTGTTCCGCATTCGGATCAAGGACACGTTGCCAAGCAAAGGCGAAGTCTTTAGCTGTTACAGCGTCGCCGTTGCTCCATTTTGCATCACGAAGTTTGAAAGTATACACCAGGCCGTCAGGGGAGATTTCCCAGGACTCAGCAATACCTTCTTCAGCTTGCCCAGTTTCTGCATTTTGACGAGTAAGTCCTTCATACAACAATTTCAGGATAGCATTGGATGTGCTGTCTTGAGCTTGTTGCGGGTCAAATGTAGGAGGCTCGGAGCTCAGGTTGATCTTAAGCGTTTGGTCAGCAGCTAACTTCTCATCGCCAGTTGCGTTTCCTGTGTTCTTGTTACCTGCGTTGTCAGCCGGCGCATTGGTCGGGCTGGCATTTTTGCCATTGTTTGCATTGTTTCCGCCGCAGCCAGCAAGCACTGTGCCGATGACTAAAACTAATGCAATCATGAGCAATAGACTTTTACTCTTCTTCATCTAGCAGTTCCCCCTAAATAGAATGTGGTATATGGTTTATGATTATACAACCAGTGGTCAAAAAAATCTAGAGCAATATTTTCTGAAAACCGTTTTTTTTTTAAACTTAAAAGATTTGTGACATTGACGCTTCACCGAAGCAGTGGAACGTTACATCGCTTGTGATATGTATCGAATGAGGCCTACGAATAAAAACAGAATGTAACTAACGGTCATAAAAAAGAAAGTAAGCCGCCATACTGCCCGAAGTAACCGTTTTCCATCCACCTTTCCTTTCAAGCGATTTTGAGCCCCTCCAATCAATCCGGTGGATATTAATACAATAAGTAGTATAAGATAGAAGCCCCAACCCGAATCAAATATGATATTAAATAAGGCCGATACGGAAAGCAATAAAAATAATGTAGTCACGTCCATTGCCAGCAAAAAAGTGCTTTTCTTTTCTTTTTTGAGGCCTATTCCCGCAAAATAGACGATTAAAAAAGGAACAATCGGAATAACGCTTATAGTAATGAACGAATTCCGCAGAAATTCCAAACAGCCTCACCTCTCTCTCACAAGCATGCCTTCTACCATCCGGCAAATCCAGCGGTGTTGTGGAGCATCGATGCCGCTCCGCTCCGCCATATCCACAATGCTCCCATTAATCCAGCGTATTTCCGTTGCTCTTGAGGATAACACATCGGCAAGCATCGATGAAATATTGCCGGCTGTTACCCGGCAAACCTCCATTATGCCTTCCCAGGCGTTACTTTCAAGAGCAATACCGCAGGCTTCATAAACGGCAATCGCTTCCTCATACAGCTCCTTCATCAAATGTATGCGCTGCTCGGCAGCGAGCAATTCACCGTTCGGTACGCGCCAGATCGCTGTAAGAGGATTGATCACAGCATTGATTAAAAGCTTCCGGTAAATCATGGTATCCACTTCTTTCGACATAGAGGCGGAGAATCCTGCTGCTGTGAGCGTTTCAATGAAACTAATTAGCGAGGATGGACCATGAGTAGTATTGCTGTCGCCAACCTTCCCTATACATATTTCTCCTCTCCCTGCATGAACAACCTCGGTTAATGTTTTTCTTTTGGCTGCCTCAGTGGTTACCGCTGCCCAAACTGCTGCTTGTGGCAGCAGCTCCTGCAGCAGCTCCAAATGGCCATAGCCATTCTGAAAACACACCGCCTGAATCTTGCTCTGCTTAAGTGGAAGCAGTATCTGCGGGAATTCATTATGGAGTGCATTCTGTTTGACCATGATTGCCATCCAATCCCCCGGATCGTGCAGATAAACTTCGGCAAATGTGTTCACAGATGCTGACTTAAACTTGTCGGGCGGAAGAAAAACCGGGGGTTGGCCATCCTCATAGCTTATTGTAATACCGTTCTCCTCCAGCGCCCTGCTCTGTTCATCACTTCGGCACCAGAGTCTGACCTCGGCTCCGGCGCCGATAAGTTTTCCTGCCAGCAGCAAACCAAGTGATCCCGCGCCAATGATATCAATTTTCACGCCGCGCCTCCGCACCCTTCCAATAATTTCCCTCATTATATCCGCAGGCTCCCGCAAATGCAAAAAACAAAAAAACCGCAAACACTGTGCCCGAAGGCAGCTTTGTTTGCGGGTCATACCGTTGCTTAACCTTTATTCCATACGTTCGAGATTGCCGTTGGCATCCATTTTGAACCGAGTCTTCATTTCCTCTTCTTCTTCATTAAGGAAGGCAAGTCTGCGGGCACGGTCCATAATCTGAATCAGTGCCTTGTAATCATCGTTTACCACACGGTAATCACTTTGGGCGAGGTTAACTTCCTTCGATAACCGCTCATTTTCCACCCTGAGCTCGGATAATTCATCTTCCTTCTCCCGCAGATCTCTTTCCAGCATCTTCAGCTGGCGTCCCGCCTCCTGAAAGGTTCCTTTCCACTGTCTGAGGAAACGGATAACCGCATCAATGGATAACGAATTTTCGTTCAAACCTTCGCTTCGTCCATATTCTTCTTCAATGTCCCCGAGAATCAGTCCTGCTACCTGTGCTCCCCTGTTCATCGGCTGTTTTTTCAAATAGCTCCGCTTCTGGCGCTGGCCTTTAGCGATGCCAATTGCATCCTCATAGCTTTTGCGGACACAACTGTTCCAGCGAAATCCGCATGCCGCCGAGGTCCTGCCGATTTTTTCTCCCACCTCTTCAAAAGCAGCGAGTTGCGTACTGCCTTCCCGGATATGACGCAGCGTTATTTCTGCCAAAATCAAATCATCTTCAGCACTCCAAGCATCTTGTCTAACGGCTGTCATAAAGCCTAACCCTCCTAACAACATCATGAAATAGCCATCTTCATAACCGGCAGCTCCGCCGGGTAGTGAATAGGATAAAAGCTGCTTACTCCATTTCTATGCCTCTGATAGAGTTCATAGAATCTATTTGATACTAAATTGTATTTCCATTTTGCTTAAACATCATACGCACATTGCTATAATTTCTAATTTCTTTCGCTAAACACATATGTCAATGTCAAAAATCATATTAATTTAAAAAACAAAGGTTTTTTTCAATGAATTCGTTTACAGTCTTTTGTCCAGGAGGTATAATTAATCCAAAGAAGTCATATTCGGGAATCATTCTAAGAAGGGGGACACTCTCTTGGACCGCATGTTTCGCGTATTGGGGTTTTTCACGCTCGTAATCGGGCTGATGGCTTTTGCCGGGGATTTAACCGAGATGGCCTTACTCTTCTTCTTGCAAACCGCCTTTTTTGTAATACTTGGCTATCTGAAGTTTACAGAAAAGACCTACATCATGTTGTTCTGGGGATATATGATTGTTACATTTACCGGCTTCAGCTACTGGACGATCTTTCAGATGGGGTTGCCGCTATAATGGCTATTGGCCAATCAAACGGAAGTCAAATCCTTAGAAATAAGGACGACTTCCGTTTTTTGTTTGTCTTTTTGTAGGCCGGGAGGCGGAAAACAGGGTATGATATTTTAGCAGGACAAAACATATTAATAGTACATACCTATTCTATTTTGCCAAAGGTGGTGGTGTAGTGCTTTCCCGCAATATTTTAAGCCGAAGGTTCGCCTTCCTGCTCATTCTGCTTCTCTGCACGATGCTGCCGCTGACCTCTGCGGCCTCGCTTTCCATGGGCTCTAGTGCTGCCGCCGTCTCCTCTCCTCCTGATTTTCCCGATAACGAAGAGACCCGCAAGCTGCTGGAGCAGACGTTGTCCTCTGCTGAAATCGAACGTGAGATCCTTAGAATTACTGCGGAGCAAAAGGTTCTCGAGAAGAAGGTTTCACTCCTCAGCAAACAAGCAGCAGATAAAGAAGCAGCTATCACAGATCAACAAAAGCGTGCCGGGGCTGTCATTCGTTCTTATTATATGGGGGACAGAGATAGTCTGCTGGCTGCTCTGCTCTCCGCTAAAAGTATCAGCCGGATGCTTGCCCTGTACGATTATTACGAGATTATTATTGGGCAGGACCGCGACATCCTCAATCAGTATGAAGAGCAGTACAAAGATATGAAATCCACGATAAAGGCTTCGCTGCGCAGCAGCAAGGAGCTAGAGGAGCTTAAAACGGCTCTTACCGAACAAAAAACGCGGGTAGCCGCGTTAAATGAGGAGATTGAAGGAGGAATCAGTGCCAGCAGCGATCCGGAGAGCATGAGCGCGCTGCTGAACGAATTTACGAGGTATTGGGAGAACATTGGTATCCATGAAGTAAAAACCTATTTCAAGGCTTTGTCATCGGCTATGAATCATCTGCCGCAATTTGTCCAGAGCAAAAGCGGGATGCTGACCCGTAAAGGAATGACCTATACCCTTGCGCTGAAAGAAGAGGATCTTAATACCTTTCTGGTTTCACAAAATGAGCTGTTTAAGGATTTCGCTTTTCATTTCAACAAGGGTCAGGTGACTGCTTCGGGAACCAGCGGCGGTTTGACGCTTACCCTGACCGGTCATTACACGATTGAAAACGAGCCGGTTAACGGGCTCATGTTCCATGTCGACAATGTAGTATTTAACGGCCTGGAGCTGCCTGATTCCACCCGTCAGTCACTGGAGGAAGAATTCGATCTAGGGTTTTATCCGGAGAAAATCGTCTCACTTCTGCATGCGACTGAAGTA carries:
- the bshC gene encoding bacillithiol biosynthesis cysteine-adding enzyme BshC, translated to MEVVPEPIPGGSALARDYIDRYETVEHLYGGDFRNEDSREKRAAWLDANEHQRADRTKIASALRLYNEQHNPHSAVRNALALLEQPGTLVVTGGQQSGLFTGPLFVVYKAITTIQAAKEAAAQLGRPVVPLFWIAGEDHDWDEVNHTFVLNRTGEITRIKLDKAEGPRSSVSNIKVEESGWEQVIAELDGLLQESEFKPQIMEFIRESSRMAGSMSDAFAKLIGSLFGKFGLILLDSADPELRKLEKPFFAKLIERNDELEAAYKQSAMRIVDGGYELQADVTSGNANLFYIHEGARLLLHKADGRYTDRKGVVSFSPEELLAVLEDHPERFSNNVLTRPLMQDYVLPVLATVLGQGELAYWAIPRDAFEVVGGQMPLILPRMSFTVIEGTLHKHMNKYSLTFEDVRQGLEQKRKEWITAQDELELGRRFEETKEAFSAMYEPLIEQLGTIQAGLLKLGSNNKEKILDQIAFLQGKAQDAMEKQNEAALRQWERIELSLMPLGKPQERVYNMMYYLNRYGPAWLDELMTIPADFSGTHRIIYM
- a CDS encoding ABC transporter ATP-binding protein; translation: MSKNLIEVEGLKKYFNVGKGKVLKAVDNINFSIREGETLGMVGESGCGKTTAGRTVLRLYEPTAGSVKYNGTDIYKLSAGKMKALRRDMQMIFQDPYASLNPRLTVSDIIGEALDIHGMAGSRAERKKRIEELLDMVGLNHDHATRYPHEFSGGQRQRIGIARSLAVNPKFIVCDEPISALDVSIQAQVVNLLKELQERLGLTYLFIAHDLSMVKHISDRVAVMYLGKMVELAESEELYANPLHPYTKSLLSAIPVPDPEIEVNKKRIHLHDELGSPIYSANEKSNDADFELVEVSKGHFVAKAFA
- a CDS encoding ABC transporter ATP-binding protein — translated: MEPILQVKDLHVSFFVKGGEVQAVRGMNFEVGKGETVAIVGESGSGKSVTAQSIMRLIPTPPSKVKQGEIIFQGQNLLNKSMKQMESIRGKDIGMIFQDPMTSLNPTIKVGKQITEVLIKHQNMSAAEAKKQGIEMLKLVGIKNAEARFNQYPHEFSGGMRQRVMIAIALACRPALLIADEPTTALDVTIQAQIMDVMKEMQQKLGTSIILITHDLGVVAGMCDRVIVMYAGEVVETGTRWEIFKNPQHPYTRGLLRSMPRLDQKKGEPLIPIIGTPPDLIKPPIGCPFTARCSEAMHVCEQIDPGATEFSETHMARCWNLHSMAKEVQFV
- a CDS encoding ABC transporter permease; the protein is MAANNNTVAPHVDLKPEDFRKIGIDEKEAEVIQRESLSAWQDAWQRLRQNKLAMVALVIMILIVIMAIVAPHLVPYTYDSNDLMSTNKKPSLDHLFGTDDFGRDVFVRTWMGARISLIVGLAAAMIDLIFGVIYGGIMGFFGGRIDTVMNKFSEILYSIPYLLVVIMLLVVFEPSLWTIILALTITGWINMSWIVRGEIMQLKNREFILASRSMGADWKRLLFKHLLPNAMGPIIVTVTLSVPSAIFSEAFLSFLGLGVQAPVASLGSMINDSLTGWMYYPWRMIFPALVISLTMLSFNIFGDGLRDALDPKLKK
- a CDS encoding ABC transporter permease codes for the protein MVRYIFNRFLHMIISLFVLISATFFLMKAIPGDPFTAEKKIPEQILQRLYAQYNLDKPVFEQYVIYLKNIIKGDLGISMKMLNQEVTDIISQTFSSSLKLGVVAIIVAIIIGVGLGMLAALHHRKLIDNVAMILAVLGIAVPSFVVASLLQYLLAYHWKIFPVMGFKGPMNYFLPVMALTASPIAVIARLTRSSMLEVLHADYIKTAKAKGLSWMSILSRHVLRNGIMPVITYVGPMTANIITGSVVIEQIFGIGGIGKQFVQAINTRDYPIIMGITIFYGVILMVARFLTDVAYVAVDPRIKLAGGKED
- a CDS encoding peptide ABC transporter substrate-binding protein, producing MKKSKSLLLMIALVLVIGTVLAGCGGNNANNGKNASPTNAPADNAGNKNTGNATGDEKLAADQTLKINLSSEPPTFDPQQAQDSTSNAILKLLYEGLTRQNAETGQAEEGIAESWEISPDGLVYTFKLRDAKWSNGDAVTAKDFAFAWQRVLDPNAEQAAPYAYQLFYIKGAKDFNEGKITDFSQVGVKVVDDKTLEVTLTNPTPYFLGLLSFYTYYPVHSSVANDPKWATKVETQITNGPFTLSEWTTGQSLAVVKNPSYYAADQIKAAGINFSIVNSGATELLSYKNGELDRAGGPIGEIPTEQLPIVEKEFPKEFSRKGISSVYYYQFNVTEKPFTNAKIRKALAMAIQRQPIIDNITLGGQLPAFGFVPPGIQSNEKEYRAQVADSQYFSEDVEGAKKLLAEGLKEEGLDKLSFSLTYNTSEGHQKIAVAIADMWKKNLGVEVKLENKEWGVFIEDKQNKNYQVARAGWSADFNDPMTYLDMWVTGGGNNDTGYSNPAYDKLIDEAKKSSDNAVRQEKFTAAEKMIMDDMILIPIYYYTNNSLTKEYLKGVTLDFSGAIDLSRAYLLEH
- a CDS encoding DUF3397 domain-containing protein; translated protein: MEFLRNSFITISVIPIVPFLIVYFAGIGLKKEKKSTFLLAMDVTTLFLLLSVSALFNIIFDSGWGFYLILLIVLISTGLIGGAQNRLKGKVDGKRLLRAVWRLTFFFMTVSYILFLFVGLIRYISQAM
- a CDS encoding ketopantoate reductase family protein — translated: MKIDIIGAGSLGLLLAGKLIGAGAEVRLWCRSDEQSRALEENGITISYEDGQPPVFLPPDKFKSASVNTFAEVYLHDPGDWMAIMVKQNALHNEFPQILLPLKQSKIQAVCFQNGYGHLELLQELLPQAAVWAAVTTEAAKRKTLTEVVHAGRGEICIGKVGDSNTTHGPSSLISFIETLTAAGFSASMSKEVDTMIYRKLLINAVINPLTAIWRVPNGELLAAEQRIHLMKELYEEAIAVYEACGIALESNAWEGIMEVCRVTAGNISSMLADVLSSRATEIRWINGSIVDMAERSGIDAPQHRWICRMVEGMLVRER
- a CDS encoding RsfA family transcriptional regulator, which produces MTAVRQDAWSAEDDLILAEITLRHIREGSTQLAAFEEVGEKIGRTSAACGFRWNSCVRKSYEDAIGIAKGQRQKRSYLKKQPMNRGAQVAGLILGDIEEEYGRSEGLNENSLSIDAVIRFLRQWKGTFQEAGRQLKMLERDLREKEDELSELRVENERLSKEVNLAQSDYRVVNDDYKALIQIMDRARRLAFLNEEEEEMKTRFKMDANGNLERME
- a CDS encoding DUF2626 domain-containing protein; the encoded protein is MDRMFRVLGFFTLVIGLMAFAGDLTEMALLFFLQTAFFVILGYLKFTEKTYIMLFWGYMIVTFTGFSYWTIFQMGLPL
- a CDS encoding coiled-coil domain-containing protein; amino-acid sequence: MLSRNILSRRFAFLLILLLCTMLPLTSAASLSMGSSAAAVSSPPDFPDNEETRKLLEQTLSSAEIEREILRITAEQKVLEKKVSLLSKQAADKEAAITDQQKRAGAVIRSYYMGDRDSLLAALLSAKSISRMLALYDYYEIIIGQDRDILNQYEEQYKDMKSTIKASLRSSKELEELKTALTEQKTRVAALNEEIEGGISASSDPESMSALLNEFTRYWENIGIHEVKTYFKALSSAMNHLPQFVQSKSGMLTRKGMTYTLALKEEDLNTFLVSQNELFKDFAFHFNKGQVTASGTSGGLTLTLTGHYTIENEPVNGLMFHVDNVVFNGLELPDSTRQSLEEEFDLGFYPEKIVSLLHATEVESKEGVLYVKLSISF